The DNA segment CGGTCATCATCGGTATAACCGTCTTTCAGGTCTTTTTTACGCCACCAGAAAGATCCGGAAAATACACCCACCGCATCAAAATAACGGTCGTTGTTCCAGACAAGGTCAAAAGCGCTAAGGCCTCCAAGTGAAAAGCCTGCAAAAGCTCTTTTGCCATTTATAGGCAGGGCAACTTCTCCATGCACAAAGGGGAACAGCTCTTTGATGATAAAATCGGTATAGGCAGCAGCTTTGCTACCCCTGTCCAAAAAATCAGGCTGCCCGGCTACACCATATTCCTGAAGGCGGTCGGCACCAGCTTTTATGGCCACCACAACCAAAGGTTCAATTTTAAAACCCTGGTACAGACTGTTCAGCATTTGCTGTAAACCCAGGCCCACTGTTTCCTGCCCGTCATTCAGCAGCAAAAGGTTCAGCGGCTCGTTTCCCATCAGACCTTCCGGTATAAAGAACTCCAGCGCTACATCCCTTTCCAGGTAAACAGATTTTAACAGGTGTTCAGTTTTAACAAGCTTCGGAAGCAACATGGCAGTATACATAATTCGGCGATTCCCCTTTCTCACAAATAAAATGCAAAGGTAATATTCTCGTTTAACAAATTGTTTATCTAACTTAAAGCAGCTAATTGATAAGCTGTGGGGAAGGGGTATAAAACACCTGAATGTTAAAACACTACTGAAAAACTAAAACAAGAGGATGAAGAAAATTGGAATTTTATTTGGGAAAGAAAGATCTTTTCCAGAGGCGTTTATAAAGCGTGTTAACCAGATTGGAGGAAAGGAATTCCAGGCAGAATTTGTAAGTATAGACAAGATACTTCAGGCAAAACCTTTGGCATACGCCGTAATTATAGACCGCATTTCCCAGGATGTGCCTTTTTATCGTGCTGCGATGAAAAATGCAGCCATTACCGGAACTGCGGTGATCAATAATCCTTTCTGGTGGAGTGCAGATGAAAAGTTCTTTAACAATGCGCTCGCAGAAAAACTGGGCGTACCGGTACCTAAAACTGCACTCATCCCTTCTTATGATCGGCCTGACGATACTTCAGATGCTTCGTTCAGTAACCTTGTTTATCCCCTGGATTGGGATTCGATTTTTGAGTACACCGGTTTTCCTGCCTACATGAAGCCTTTTGACGGTGGAGGCTGGAAAGATGTGTATAAACTGAACGACAAGGAAGACTTTTTTGACAAGCACAGCCGCAGCCGGCAAACGGTAATGATGCTGCAGGAAGAGATCATTTTTGACATTTATTTCAGGTGTTACTGTATTGGCGGCAAGTATGTACGCATTATGCCTTATGAACCCCGCAATCCCTTTCACCTCCGTTATGTAGCAAATGGCCCCGCTGCAGATAAAAAGCTTTTGCAGACCATTGAGGGCTATGTATTGAAATTAAACCGATACCTGGGCTATGATTTCAATACGGTAGAATTTGCTGTGCGTGATGGCATTCCTTATGCTATAGATTTTTGCAATCCCGCACCGGATGCAGACCTGGCCAGCATAGGACAGGAGAATTTTGAATGGGTAGTGGAAACCAGTGCCAGGTATGCCATAGAACGGGCCAAAATACAGGTTGAAGGGCAGGACAACCTGAGCTGGGGAGAATACCTTAAAACTGCTGCTGCAGGATTGCCCCTGATGGAGAAAACTACAGTTAAAAACAAGAAAGGCCAGTTATGATGAACGATTTTACCCTCGGTATAGAGGAAGAATATATGGTAACAGACCCTGTGACCAGGGAACTGACCTCGCACGACCAGAAGATAGTTGAAGCGGCACAAAAGATACATAAAGACCAGGTAAAGGCCGAGATGCACCAGGCGGTGGTAGAAGTGGGTACCGGAATTTGCAGGAATACCGACCAGGCAAGGGCGGAAATTTCGCAGCTGCGCTATACGGTTTCGCAACTGGCCGGCGAGCTGGGACTTAGGATTGGTGCTGCCGGTACACATCCTTTTTCCCATTGGGAAAAACAGCTGATTACCGAACATCCCCGTTACAGCGACATTGTGAACGAGCTGCAGGAGGCCGCGCGCTCTAACCTGATTTTTGGACTGCATGTACATGTGGGCTTCCAGTCGCGCGAGCTGGCCATACACATTGCTAACCAGGTGCGCTATTTTTTACCGCATGTTTTTGCCCTTTCAACCAATTCCCCCTTCTGGGAAGGGAGAAATACAGGGTACAAATCGTTCCGCACCAAGGTTTTTGACAAATTTCCGCGAACAGGCATTCCCGATATTTTTAACAGCATTGAAGATTATGACAATTATGTAAAGCTGCTGATCAAGACCAACAGCATTGACAATGCCAAAAAAATCTGGTGGGACATCAGGGTGCATCCTTTTTTTGAAACCATAGAATTCAGGATCTGTGATTGCCCCATGCTGATCGATGAAACCATGGCCTTTGTTGCCTTGTTTCAGTCCTTGTGCGCAAAACTGTACAAGCTGCGCCTGCAAAACATGAAGTTCATCAGCTATTCCAGGGCACTGATCAATGAGAATAAATGGCGGGCCGCACGTTATGGAATTGATGGTAACCTGATTGATTTTGGGAAAGAAATGGAGGTAAACTGTCGCAACCTGGTACTGGAGCTACTGGATTTTGTGGACGATGTAGTGGACGACCTGGGTTGCCGCAGGGAGATCAATTATGTAAGCCAGATACTGGCCAACGGAACTGGTGCCGACAGGCAATTGGCTGTTTACGAACAATTTGGTAACTTTGAGGCAGTGGTAGATTACATTACCACGCAAACTTTAATTGGGGCTAAATAGCGAATGGGGGATAGAAATAAGGTTAATGTGGCCGTTATTGACATTAATAACGGTTTTAGCAACCAGGGTATGCGCGGGATACAAGAGATCCTGACACGCTACAGGGAGGAGATCGGCGTGGATTTGCACTTCGAGGTGTTCGATTTAAGGCAAAAAGGGGAGATACCAGGCATGGATTATGACATTTATATCTCCAGCGGAGGCCCGGGCAGTCCGTACGACGGAGAAGGCCGGCAATGGGAAAACGACTTCTTTGCACTGCTGGATAACATTGAAGCTTTTAATGCGCAACAGGAACTTAGCAAGAAACATGTTTTTTTAATCTGCCATTCTTTTCAGATGGCCTGCCGGAAATTTGGTGTCGGCCAGGTGACCAGCAGGCGCTCAACAGCCTTTGGCATCTTTCCGGTGTTCTTAACGGAAGCGGGTGAAGATGATGTGATATTTAATGGTTTACCGAATCCTTTTTATACGGTAGACAGCCGGGACTGGCAGGTAACCAACCCCGATGATGCGCCCTTCGCCATTTCCGAAGCAAAAGTACTGGCACTGGAAAAAGAACGCCCGCATGTCGACCTGGACCGATGTGTCATGGCCATCCGCTTTACGAATGAGATTATAGGTACCCAGTTTCATCCGGAGGCCGACCCCTTTGGCATGAAGTTGTACCTGCTGCAGGAAGATAAAAAAATGGCCATCATTGCCAGTCATGGTAAAGAAAAATACCTGGACATGCTGAACAGCCTGGAAGATCCGGCACGGATCCAGCTGACCCAACGCATGGTATTACCTAATTTTTTAAACCGGGCAATTAACGCTTTACAGGAGGCCTGACATGATTGAAAGGTACAGGAAAGCTTTTAACGCCGCCTTTTCGGCCAAAAAATATGAGGAACTGATCTGCTCGCTGCAAAAAGGTTTTACAGAAATTCCATTCAGGATTGCCGAAACACCGGTATTTATCCCTAAAGATTTAAAGGATAAACTAATTGCTGCAGGCGAAGAAATCATTGCACTGATCAAACATCCGGATTTTAAATCGCTTACTGCAGCAGCCATTCCCGCAGAATGGCACATACCCGGCGAGAACGATCATCCCCATTTTCTGACCTTCGACTTTGGCATTTGCAAAGATGAACTGGGCAACCTGGTACCCAAACTGATTGAAATGCAGGGCTTCCCTTCTTTGTATGGTTTCCAGCCCCTGCTGGGCAGGACGTACAAAAAAGCATTTGACCTGCCCGACAATTTGAGCCCTTACTTTGAAGGTTTAAATGAGGCTACCTATGTTGCGTTGCTGAAAAAAGTGATACTTGGGCCCCACCAGCCGCATGAAGTGGCCCTGATGGATATAGCTGCCCCGGAGCAAAAAACACTGATCGACTTTTTAATTACAGAGAAACTACTGGGTATAAAAATATTGAGCCTGACCGATATCTTTAAAAAGGACCGGAACCTGTACTACAGCGAAAACGGCCAGGACATCCAATTGAAAAGAATATACAACCGGCTTATTTTTGATGAAATTGCCGGCCAGACGGAATTGTTTAACAAGAGTTTTGACCCCCGGGAGGTCCTGGATATTGAATGGATCACTCATCCGAACTGGTTTTACAGGATCAGCAAATATACCCTGCCTTTCCTGAAAAGCGACTTTGTGCCCGAAACCTGGTTCTTGAGCCAGCTGGGCAGTATCCCGGCAGATCTGGAAAATTACGTACTGAAACCTTTGTTTTCTTTTGCCGGCATGGGGGTTATGATTGAGGTTAGGGAGGAGGACATTAAGGCCATTAAAGACCCGGAGAACTGGATATTGCAGCGAAAGGTGGTTTATGCATCAGTGCTGCAGGCACCGGATGCAGGTGTAAAGGTCGAAATCAGGTTGATGTATTTATGGGCCGACGGCGAAGAACCGCAGCTCTGCATTACGCTGGCCAGGCTAAGCCGCGGCAAAATGATCGGTGTAAGGTATAATCAAGATTTTGACTGGGTTGGTGGCAGCATTGGCCTTATGGACCAGTAAATTTACATTTAACAGACCCCCTTTATGGCGGGTCTTATTATTTTTGTGTTATGGATATTCAGACCATTTTAGTCGCCTTACTTTTTGCTGCCGCCCTGTTTTATGTAGGCCGCATCATTTATCGTGCGGTTAGCTCCAAAAGCGGAGGTTGTGCTTCCAATTGTGGAAAGTGCGGTGTAGATTTCTCCAATATAGAACCCAATAAGAAATAGAATCATCTATAAGCTATGCTGGAGCAATTTAAAACCTATTTACAAAACAAGGTAGCCCTTACAGACGAGCAGTTTACGCTCATTTCCGGCAAACTTAAAATAAAGAATTTTGAGCGCAATGAAATGATCCTGATGAAGGGTGAGGTTTCTACTCATGGATATTTTGTGATGAGTGGCCTGTTGCGCAGCTATTCTATAGACAGCAAGGGCAAAACACACATCATCCAGTTTGCACCCGAACAATGGTGGCTGTCTGACCGCAATGGCATGTTGTTTAATGAGGCTTCCGACTTTTTTATTGATGCCATTGAACATACCCAGGCAGTGGTGATCCCTAAAGATTATATCAACGAAGCAGCAAAAATTGTTCCCTGTATGCACGATCTGAACCATACCATACTGAACAATTCGATCAGGTTTATGCAGAAACGGATCAATATGCTGTTGAGTGCTACAGCCGAAGAACGTTACCTGAATTTTATAAAACTCTATCCTAACCTCACCCTAAGGGTACCACAATGGATGATTGCCTCTTATCTGGGCATCACTCCGGAGTCGCTGAGCAGGGTACGTAAAGACCTGGCACATAAACATTTCAAAGCTTAACATTTTCTTATCATACATCAATGTCCAGCTAAACATATCACCGTAATTTTGTGTTGTTAATTAAAAGAAAAACTAAAAACAACAATATTATGGCAACTACAACCTGGACATTAGATCCTACACACAGTGAACTGCAGTTTAAAGTAAAACACCTGATGATCACTACCGTAACCGGTAGCCTGAATGTACTGACTGCATCATTAACTTCAGAATCTGACGATTTTGAAAATGCACAGGTAAAATTTGAGGCAGATACGGCTTCTATAGATACGGGAAATAATGACCGCGACAACCACCTGAAAAGTGGAGATTTCTTTAATGCAGATGAATTTCCCAAAGTATCCTTTGTATCAACTTCTTTCACTAAAGATGGGGGTGATTACACTTTAAAAGGCGATTTAACGATTAAAGATGTAACAAAACCTGTAAAACTGGCTGTTGAATTTGGTGGTATCGCCACCGATCCATGGGGCAATACCAAAGCTGGATTTACCATCAGTGGAAAAATCAACAGAACAGATTTCGGTTTAAACTGGAATGCGGCATTAGAAACCGGTGGGGTAATGGTAAGTGAAGAAGTTAAAATTTTAGGCGAACTGCAGTTTGTAAAACAAGCCTGATCATAAAAGACAATACAGCATCCTTCGTAAAACAGAAAGGAGACAAAGATGGAAGCAAATAGTAAAGGGGTAGCCGGTGTTTTAAATGCACCAGCACCTCACATGGTTGGTGATGGGTTCAGGGTACACAACTTTTTTCCCAGTGGTTACAAGCTAAAAATGAGCCCGTTTTTTCTGCTCGATTACAATGCTAAAATCGCATTTTCGGCCAGAAATGAACCCAGAGGGGTTGGTGTGCATCCACACAGGGGCTTTGAAACGGTTACCATAGCTTATCATGGCGCCGTGGCCCATCACGACAGTGCGGGCAACAGCGGTGTGATTTATCCGGGCGATGTGCAATGGATGAGTGCTGCGGGAGGAATACTGCACAAAGAGTATCATGAGGCAGCGTACAGTAAAAAGGGGGGCGATTTTCAGATGGTGCAGTTGTGGGTTAACCTGCCTGCAAAGGATAAAATGAGCAAGCCCAAATATCAGGGTATTCAACACCAGGATATTGCCAAATATCAATTGCCTGCAGCAGCAGGGGAAATTGAAGTTATCGCGGGTGAATATAAAGGAGTGAAAGGCTCTGCCAGTACATTTTCGCCAATGCATGTATTTAATGCCAGACTGAATAAGGACGGCAAGGCCAAATTTGATTTCCCGGCCAGCTATAATACCGGTTTTGTGGTTATTGAAGGCAGTATTAAGGTTAACAACGCAGAAACAGCCCATGCCGATCAGTTTGTACATTTTAAAAATGAGGGGACAAGTATAGAAGTTGAGGCTTTGGAAAACAGTGTGGTCCTGATATTGAGTGGTGAGCCCATCAATGAACCTATTGCCCAGTATGGTCCTTTTCTGATGAATACTGCCGAGGAAATCCAGCAGGCAATCAGTGATTATAATCAGGGGAAGTTTGGGTATTTAGAATAATAGGGGAAAATTGCCGTTCTCTTCGAAGGCTGGAAAAAGTTGCGCTGAAGAAGCGCAAATTATTCCTATGCCTTTTCTGAGAAGGTAATTTTCCTTTTAACTGAATGCATAGGCAAGACGCATACTTAGCATCCTGCCAAGCGAACAAAATTATCTTTTTTCAATCAAACACACTGCATACGCCACAACCCCCTCTTCCCGGCCAATAAAGCCCATTTGCTCATTGGTAGTCGCTTTGATGGAAATATCTTCTACAGATATACCCGCGGCTTCAGCAATATTTTGTTGCATAGCAGGAATGTGCGGATTGATTTTAGGCGCTTCAATACACAGCATCGCGTCTATATTGCCAATCCCATAACCTTTTTCATGTAACAATTTTACCGTTTCCTGTAACAGGATCAGGCTGCTGATCCCTTTCCAGCGGGGATCTGTATTTTTAAAATGAAAACCGATATCCCTTAAATTGGCTGCCCCCAGTAAAGCATCGCATATAGCATGCAGAAGCACATCGGCATCCGAATGTCCATAAGCCCCGCTATGATGTTCCAGGTTGACCCCTCCTATGATGAACGGATGATTTTCTTTCAACTGGTGTACATCAAACCCGAAACCTACTTTAATCTTCATGATCCTGTTATTATTCTATTGTTATTATTTTGCATTACGATTGCCTTGCACCGCCTGTTTAATTTTGAGTGCTGCCAAAGTTAAACAGTAAGGTAAACCTTAGGGTATTGGCCAATGGGTTCTTATCTGCATTGGCAAGCAGATAGGCAATATCCATATTAAACACATTATATTTTAACCCAGCGCCAAGAGTTGCGTAACGTCTGTTGCCTTTTTTCGGGTTTTCATAAAAATATCCGGCCCTTAAAGCAAACTGCTGGTTATACCAGTATTCCATTCCGGCAGCAATGTTTATTTCTTTCAGCTCTTCACTAAAACCGCCCGGCGCATCAGCAAATGAACCAAAGATACCGGCAGGGACGGAGCGGTCGGGGTCTTTACCCGAAATGATCTTCCCGTTGGCATCATAAACCGGCTGTGTAGGTACCATCAGCTTGTTAAAATCCAGGGCAAAAGTAAACTGGTTATAATCATCGATCAGAAAAGTGGAGGCCCCGCCTATTTTCATGTTTGCAGGCAAAAAAGACTTGGGGCCGCTATCGGAATAACTGACCTTGGTGCCAATATTTGAAAGGTTAAGACCGGCCGAAAGGATGGCATCTGTTCCTAAAAATACAGTAGGTTTTTTAAAGTAAGCGGATACATCGACTGCTATACCAGAGGCAGCATGCGTTTGCTGACCGGCCGAAAACTGCCCCGAACTAAGGTTCGAATAAATATACCTTAAGGAAGTACCCAATGAAAAAGATTCGCCCATGCGCCTGGCATAAGTCACATCAAAAGCCAGTTCATTAGGTGTATATACACCCAGATTGTTCTGGTTGATATCCGTCAGCTGGATCTCGCCGAGATTAAAATAGCGCAGGGAGCTGCCAATAGTGGTCCGTTCATCTGGCTTATAGAAACCAGCCAGGTAAGTCAGACTGATGTCTGGGACCAGGCTTTTTAACCAGGGACTGTACGAAACAGAGAAGCCGTATTTTTTATCTAAAAAAGCAAGTTTGGAAGGGTTGATGCCACTGGCATTTGCATCAGGCTGTACCGCTACGCCTGCATCGCCCATGCTTCCGGCACGGGCATCTGGTGTGATGAGCAAAAAAGGAACAGCAGTGATGATGTTATTGATTTCGCTGCCATTGGGCTGCGTACCAGGCTCCACAACCTGCGCAAATCCCTCATTGCAAACTGCAAATAAGAAGGAGATTAAAGCAGTTTTAACAAGGCATTTCAAATTCATCCGCTGTGCTATAATTTAAACAATTATTCTCCGCAAGTTAACATAGTGTTTCTTAATTTCAAAGTATTGCCGATCCAATTATCGCTATTGTGGAGTTCATTAACGATACAATATGCTACCTTATTTTAAATTATTTGTGATGTTCTTGTTGCATAAACCATTTTTTGTGTAATTTTAACTCTTAGTAGAAAAAGAACGCAATATATCATTCCCATATGAAGAAAATATACTTATACTTACTCCTATCCTTTGTGGCTGTAACTGCACTGGTTTCCTGTAAAACAAAATCAGAGAAGTCGGACAAAACAGGCATGGACTACAATAAACAGGAATACGGTGGTTTTGTAGTAAACAAAAAGTACAGACGTGGACCAGGCCCGGGACTTGTAGAAATTGAAGGCGGTGTTTTTGTGATGAGTGGCAGTGCCATTAATGTACCCGGACAGGAGCTGAGTTCTTATAACCACAAACGGGAAACCACGGTTTCTTCGTTTTACATGGATGAGACCGAAGTTTCCAATACCAACTGGCTGGAATACCTGAACTGGATCCGTACCAATTTTCCTAAAGATTACGAATACTATTACAATGAAATGCCCGATACACTGGTTTGGCGCAGGCCGCTTTCGTATAACGAACCTTATGTAGACAATTATTTAAGGCACCCCGCCTATCAGGACTATCCTGTAGTAGGTGTTTCATGGGAACAGGCCGGCAGATATTGCGAATGGCGGACCGACAGGGTGAACGAATATTTACTGCGCCAGCGTGGTTACATGACTACTTTTAAAGAACTAAATGGAGGTGCTGCAAAGGGCAATGCTACAGCCGCTGCCACGCCAAGACCTACAGGGCCATTTAATACGGATACTTACCTGAGCGGACAGTACGACGATAAAGGCAAAAATGCCATGAAAGACCTGAACCCGTCCAATGCAGCAGCAGGCACAGGTACTGCCGCCGCTGGTGGCCGGAACGCGCCTAAAAGAAATGTAAGGCTGGAGGATGGTATTTTAAAACAGCCTTACCGCCTGCCCACTGAAGCCGAATGGGAATATGCCGCATTGGGCCTGATTGGCAATACACAATATGAGAACATCAACAGCAATAAAATTTATCCCTGGAGTGGTCTGGGCCTAAGCTCGGCCAAGAAAAGTACCCGGGGTTTGATCCTGGCCAACTTTAAAAGGACCAAAGGTGATTATATGGGTGTTGGCGGCTCACTGAACGATAAAGGGAGCATCACGGTGAATGTCAGGTCATACACCCCAAATGACTTTGGCCTTTACAATATGGCTGGAAACGTAAGTGAATGGGTTGCTGATGTATACCGTTCCAATACTTTCGAGGCAGCAGATGCCTTTAACCCGTACAGGGGTAACTATTACCAGGATAAAAAGATTGCCGATCCTGCAACCGGAAAAATAGCGATCGACAAATACAACAAACCGGTCATGACAGATGCACTTTATGCAAAGAAACAGACCTGGGCTGAAAAACAGGCTGCAGCGGCAAAACCGACAGATTCGCTAAAGAACACTTATGCCGATCAAAGGGGCTACAGAGACCCTCAGAGCGAGCTGTATGGAGAAACTACACTGGTTAACGATAAATCGAGGGTGTATAAAGGTGGTTCATGGAACGATCAGGCACTATGGCTAAACCCTGCCAGCAGAAGGTACCTGCAGCAAGATGAGGCTACAGCAGATATAGGCTTCCGCTGCGCAATGACCATGCTTGGCGCACCGGAAATCAGGTCTTCAGGAAAACCTCAGTTCAAGCCAAAACAGGCAAAGCCATTCAAAGGAAAATAACTTAAAAATATTCACATAAAAAAGGGAAAACAACAGTTTTCCCTTTTTTTATGTGTCTAAATCTATAGCTACGAAAACCGGATCAGGACTTCGTTCTTTTCCACTTTAACCCCTTTACTGGTCAGTACCTTCTTCACTGTACCACCGGCCGGCGATTTAATGATATTTTCCATCTTCATGGCTTCCAGTACCAGCAGGTTATCCCCTTTATTTACTTCCTGGCCTTCTTCAACCATTACATTCAGCACCAGGCCGGGCATGGGGGCTTTAACATCCTGTACTTTACCAGCCATAGCCGTATCTAAACCGAGCTGCTTAAGCAAGGGGGCATACTCGTCCTGTATAGCAATATGGTATAATGCACCGTTTACCTTAATCACGCTGCTCTTTTCTGCCCTATCTGCTGAAACCAGTTCTATATTGTACGACCTGTTCTGATAAATGACATGCACATAGTTCTCGGATATTTTTGCAGGATCAAGCGCTATGACCTGGCCATTGGCTTTAAACTCTTTAGGAGCAAGCTCGATATCAAAATCGTAATGATCATTTACTTTAACTTTCATAAGCTGGTTCTATCTGCTGCACAATAACTGCAGCCTGTTTAAATTATTGTGTTAAGGCATATTGAATCAGGTTAGCGCCCATTTTAAGCGCGCTCATGCGTTTCTCTTGTGTGTCATCAGGGTAGGTGCCAAAGTCTTCCCAGCCATTGCCCAGATCGCACTCATAGGTGTAAAAACAAACTACCCTGCCCTGCCAGATCAATGCGTAACCTTTTGCCGGCTTGCCATCATGTTCATGAATTTTTGGAAGGCCGTTCGGGAATTTAAATTTCTGATTGTAGAGGCTATGATTGGGTGGTAGTTCAGTGAAAGACAGTTCAGGAAAAACCTTTTTCATCTCTGTACGGATAAACTTGTCGAGGCCATAGTTGTCGTCAATATGCAAAAAACCGCCACCAATCAAATACCTGCGCAGGTTACCGGCTTCAGCGGTGCTGAATACCACATTACCATGCCCTGTCAGGTATACAAAAGGATAATTAAACAATTCGGTACTGCCTACTTCTACGATGGCTTCCTGCGGAGCAAAATTTGTGCTCAGGTTTTTATTGCAGAAATCGATCAGGTTAGGCAGTGCAGTACGGTTGGCATACCAGTCGCCACCCCCGTTGTATTTCAGCTTGGCCATTTTATAGGTGGGCACCCAAAAGCTGCTTTGCAGTACCACCAATAATAAAAGTCCAAATAGCCTGATCCTCATCTGTTCAAATAATTCACTTCAAAACATGCCGCTAAGGCAGCTGTCTCTGTCCGCAACCGGGTATTACCTAAAGTTAAGGGTTTATAACCGCTTTGCAAAGCCATTTCAATTTCCTGGCCTGTAAAATCACCTTCCGGTCCGATCAGTATCGTATAGCTGCCCGCAGGCTTTACCACATCACTAATGTACTGTCTGGCTGCCGCATCTACACAATGGGCTATCATTTTAAGGCTGTCATTCTTTTGCTTCAGAAAAGCTGATAGGCTAATTTGAGGGTTTAAGCGGGGGTGATAGGCTTGTAACGACTGCTTTACTGCGGCAGTGATCACTTTATTTAAACGGTCTTCTTTAACCACCTTACGTTCCGACCTGTCGCAGATCACCGGGGTGATTTCTTCAATGCCGATTTCAGTAGCCTTTTCCAGGAACCACTCCAGCCGGTCTATATTTTTTGTAGGTGCGACAGCAATGTGAAGGTAATGCCGGCGTTTGTGATATTCTTTTTGGACCTCAATGATCCTTAGATTTACCTGTCTTTTAGTTTCACCGGTAATTTCGGCCTTATACAGGCCGCCAATGCCATCAATCAGATAAACAACGGCACCAGTACCCAGACGCAATACCCTGGTGCAATGCCTGCTCTCTTCCTCATTTAATACATACACATCCGAACCGATGTCAGGCGTATAAAAAACATGCATGGTATTGATTTTAGTGTAGATCGATCATATCACTCTTATTGATCACCAGTTC comes from the Pedobacter heparinus DSM 2366 genome and includes:
- a CDS encoding SUMF1/EgtB/PvdO family nonheme iron enzyme; the protein is MKKIYLYLLLSFVAVTALVSCKTKSEKSDKTGMDYNKQEYGGFVVNKKYRRGPGPGLVEIEGGVFVMSGSAINVPGQELSSYNHKRETTVSSFYMDETEVSNTNWLEYLNWIRTNFPKDYEYYYNEMPDTLVWRRPLSYNEPYVDNYLRHPAYQDYPVVGVSWEQAGRYCEWRTDRVNEYLLRQRGYMTTFKELNGGAAKGNATAAATPRPTGPFNTDTYLSGQYDDKGKNAMKDLNPSNAAAGTGTAAAGGRNAPKRNVRLEDGILKQPYRLPTEAEWEYAALGLIGNTQYENINSNKIYPWSGLGLSSAKKSTRGLILANFKRTKGDYMGVGGSLNDKGSITVNVRSYTPNDFGLYNMAGNVSEWVADVYRSNTFEAADAFNPYRGNYYQDKKIADPATGKIAIDKYNKPVMTDALYAKKQTWAEKQAAAAKPTDSLKNTYADQRGYRDPQSELYGETTLVNDKSRVYKGGSWNDQALWLNPASRRYLQQDEATADIGFRCAMTMLGAPEIRSSGKPQFKPKQAKPFKGK
- a CDS encoding DUF4159 domain-containing protein; this encodes MRIRLFGLLLLVVLQSSFWVPTYKMAKLKYNGGGDWYANRTALPNLIDFCNKNLSTNFAPQEAIVEVGSTELFNYPFVYLTGHGNVVFSTAEAGNLRRYLIGGGFLHIDDNYGLDKFIRTEMKKVFPELSFTELPPNHSLYNQKFKFPNGLPKIHEHDGKPAKGYALIWQGRVVCFYTYECDLGNGWEDFGTYPDDTQEKRMSALKMGANLIQYALTQ
- a CDS encoding biotin/lipoyl-containing protein, with the protein product MKVKVNDHYDFDIELAPKEFKANGQVIALDPAKISENYVHVIYQNRSYNIELVSADRAEKSSVIKVNGALYHIAIQDEYAPLLKQLGLDTAMAGKVQDVKAPMPGLVLNVMVEEGQEVNKGDNLLVLEAMKMENIIKSPAGGTVKKVLTSKGVKVEKNEVLIRFS
- a CDS encoding 16S rRNA (uracil(1498)-N(3))-methyltransferase, which codes for MHVFYTPDIGSDVYVLNEEESRHCTRVLRLGTGAVVYLIDGIGGLYKAEITGETKRQVNLRIIEVQKEYHKRRHYLHIAVAPTKNIDRLEWFLEKATEIGIEEITPVICDRSERKVVKEDRLNKVITAAVKQSLQAYHPRLNPQISLSAFLKQKNDSLKMIAHCVDAAARQYISDVVKPAGSYTILIGPEGDFTGQEIEMALQSGYKPLTLGNTRLRTETAALAACFEVNYLNR